A window of the Brassica napus cultivar Da-Ae chromosome C5, Da-Ae, whole genome shotgun sequence genome harbors these coding sequences:
- the LOC106355760 gene encoding uncharacterized protein LOC106355760, producing MTWAVGAKMHLRGSGLLETIDSSKTVSDEKKAKAMIFLRHHIHDGLKDEYITKEDPCDLWKSLKERFDHQKYVILPKAKHEWIHLRFQDYKSVSEFNSAMFRITSRMMLCGEKISDYDMIEKTLSTFHPENVILQQQYRVNGYTRYSELMQVLLVAEQNNQLVTLNHQARPTGSAPFPEANVASSNYDNRRGRGRGRGGNRYHADLYRESQKGKEKGRGETNFISDEPGPSFHGLNDDTHLDVSDFLVEPESIDE from the exons ATGACCTGGGCAGTGGGTGCAAAGATGCACCTGAGAGGAAGCGGGCTTTTGGAAACCATAGATAGTTCAAAAACGGTGTCGGATGAGAAAAAGGCTAAAGCCATGATATTTTTACGACATCACATCCATGATGGTTTAAAGGATGAATATATTACGAAagaggatccttgtgacctcTGGAAATCTTTAAAAGAGAGGTTCGATCACCAGAAATATGTGATCTTACCGAAAGCTAAACACGAGTGGATCCATCTCCGGTTCCAGGATTACAAAAGTGTTAGTGAGTTTAATTCCGCGATGTTCAGAATTACTTCGAGGATGATGTTATGTGGAGAGAAAATAAGTGATTATGATATGATCGAGAAAACTCTCTCCACGTTCCATCCTGAAAATGTAATCCTGCAGCAACAGTACCGGGTGAATGGATATACCCGTTACTCGGAGTTGATGCAAGTCCTCCTTGTAGCGGAGCAGAATAATCAACTCGTGACTTTAAACCATCAAGCTCGTCCCACTGGATCTGCTCCATTCCCTGAAGCGAATGTTGCATCATCCAATTATGATAATAGAAGAGGGCGAGGTCGTGGACGTGGTGGAAACCGTTATcatg CCGATCTATATAGAGAATCCCAAAAGggaaaagagaaaggaagaggTGAAACAAACTTCATCTCTGATGAACCTGGGCCATCCTTTCATGGTTTGAACGATGATACTCATCTCGACGTATCAGACTTTCTGGTTGAGCCAGAGAGTATCGATGAGTGA